A single genomic interval of Methanobacterium sp. harbors:
- a CDS encoding adenylosuccinate synthetase, producing the protein MTCNILVGGAWGDEGKGKCITYLCNQDKPEIIARAGVGPNAGHSVEFNGEKYGLRMIPSGFVHTGARLLIGAGVLVDPEVFHYELDYLNKYQVKSRTFADYRCAIIEEEHKQQDKGSDHLYKKIGSTGTGCGPANRDRALRSIKLAGDIESMEGYTADVPLEVNTALDEGKDVFIEGSQGFGLSLYYGTYPFVTSKDTTASSMAADIGVGPTRIDDVIVVFKSYITRVGEGPFPSEMEQDKAEKMGLEEYGTVTGRRRRVGLFDMEMARESCMINGATQIALTCVDRLYPSCERTTDYQDLSGEIKRFITEIEDETKVPVTIISTGPDLKDTIDLREELI; encoded by the coding sequence ATGACATGTAACATATTAGTTGGTGGAGCCTGGGGAGATGAGGGAAAAGGTAAATGTATCACCTACCTCTGCAACCAGGACAAACCGGAAATCATTGCCAGGGCAGGCGTAGGTCCCAACGCAGGTCATTCGGTGGAGTTTAACGGTGAAAAGTATGGGTTGCGGATGATACCATCCGGATTCGTTCACACCGGAGCACGACTACTCATAGGAGCCGGTGTACTGGTGGATCCTGAGGTTTTCCATTACGAACTGGATTATCTTAACAAATACCAGGTAAAATCAAGGACCTTTGCTGACTACCGCTGTGCAATAATTGAAGAAGAACACAAACAACAGGACAAAGGATCCGACCATTTGTATAAAAAGATTGGAAGCACTGGAACGGGATGCGGACCAGCCAACCGTGACCGGGCACTCCGAAGTATTAAACTGGCTGGAGACATAGAATCTATGGAAGGATACACTGCTGATGTGCCCCTGGAAGTGAACACCGCCCTGGATGAAGGGAAGGACGTGTTTATTGAAGGATCTCAAGGGTTTGGATTATCATTATATTATGGGACTTATCCCTTTGTAACTAGTAAGGATACCACTGCCTCTAGCATGGCTGCGGATATTGGTGTGGGACCAACTCGTATTGATGATGTTATTGTTGTTTTCAAATCCTACATAACTCGGGTAGGTGAAGGACCATTCCCCTCAGAGATGGAACAGGATAAAGCTGAAAAAATGGGTCTCGAAGAATATGGTACTGTGACCGGTCGCCGAAGAAGAGTGGGGCTCTTTGACATGGAAATGGCCCGGGAAAGTTGCATGATAAACGGAGCAACCCAGATCGCCTTAACCTGTGTGGACCGGTTATATCCATCATGTGAACGAACCACTGACTACCAAGACCTTTCCGGTGAAATTAAACGATTCATCACGGAAATTGAGGATGAAACCAAGGTACCGGTGACTATAATCAGTACTGGCCCTGACTTGAAAGACACCATTGATTTGAGGGAAGAGTTAATCTAA